The following proteins are co-located in the Alphaproteobacteria bacterium genome:
- the lnt gene encoding apolipoprotein N-acyltransferase, with translation MLNFHRDSILHRADKIVRASGLRKYFCLWALGAIAALAMPPLYFFPGILIGYAALYVLLARSGSAREAAWMGFFFHLGYFMIGLYWINAALLVDLSFAWMIPLCAIGLPALLSLYGALLGGATKLTAKKYSFGTMPHAFCFVALFFLCEWIRGHALTGFPWNLTGYGFGFSDYLVQTASIVGAYGLGAIVAFFSVALACWVLGCKRLLAASGVLLIAMAAFGVWRLPAAAMDTVPDVRLRLVQGNIAQELKWDHKSIQKNFYKYLDLSTLPAAKPPTHIIWPETAVSFLLDKNPEAMAAIQEIVPVNGAVILGAPRVDYADPSSPDPEIKNIYNSILGIDSNRTILFSYDKSHLVPFGEYVPLPGWFGIKKLVSGIFDYTPGPGPQTVTIDGLPPFSPLICYEIIFPGRVTDGTGRAKWLLNLTNDGWYGNTAGPYQHLAEARMRAVEEGLPIVRVANTGISAVIDPYGRTVDQLPLGQGGILDISLPQSLPTATFYTKVIK, from the coding sequence ATGCTTAATTTTCATCGCGATAGTATTTTACATCGCGCCGATAAAATCGTGCGGGCATCCGGCCTTAGAAAATATTTTTGTTTGTGGGCGCTTGGCGCAATCGCCGCGCTAGCCATGCCGCCATTATATTTTTTTCCAGGAATTTTGATCGGATACGCGGCTTTGTATGTATTGCTGGCGCGTTCCGGCAGTGCGCGGGAAGCGGCTTGGATGGGATTTTTCTTTCATCTTGGCTATTTTATGATCGGACTTTATTGGATAAACGCGGCGTTGCTGGTCGATCTTTCCTTTGCTTGGATGATTCCTTTGTGCGCGATTGGATTGCCGGCATTGCTGTCTTTATACGGGGCGTTGTTGGGGGGGGCCACCAAACTGACGGCTAAAAAATATTCTTTCGGTACCATGCCCCACGCTTTCTGTTTTGTTGCGTTGTTCTTTTTGTGCGAATGGATTCGCGGACATGCTTTAACCGGGTTTCCGTGGAATTTGACAGGATATGGTTTTGGATTCAGCGATTATTTGGTGCAAACCGCATCGATCGTTGGCGCTTATGGTCTTGGCGCTATTGTCGCTTTTTTTTCAGTGGCGCTGGCTTGCTGGGTTTTGGGTTGTAAAAGATTGCTGGCCGCATCCGGCGTGTTATTGATTGCCATGGCTGCATTCGGTGTTTGGCGATTGCCAGCCGCGGCAATGGACACGGTGCCAGATGTACGACTAAGGTTGGTTCAAGGCAATATCGCCCAGGAATTGAAATGGGATCACAAATCAATTCAGAAAAATTTTTATAAATACCTTGATCTTTCCACGTTGCCGGCGGCTAAGCCGCCAACGCATATCATCTGGCCGGAAACGGCAGTATCTTTCTTGTTGGATAAGAATCCGGAAGCAATGGCCGCTATTCAGGAAATAGTGCCGGTAAATGGCGCTGTAATTCTGGGGGCGCCGCGCGTGGATTATGCAGACCCGTCGTCTCCCGATCCGGAAATTAAAAATATTTACAATAGCATTCTTGGAATTGACTCCAATCGTACTATATTATTTTCATACGATAAGTCGCATTTGGTGCCATTCGGCGAATATGTGCCGTTACCCGGATGGTTCGGTATAAAAAAATTGGTGTCGGGAATTTTCGATTATACTCCCGGTCCGGGACCGCAAACCGTAACGATTGATGGATTGCCGCCATTCAGCCCATTGATTTGTTATGAGATCATTTTCCCGGGACGAGTCACCGATGGTACCGGTCGCGCGAAATGGTTGTTGAATCTTACCAATGACGGTTGGTATGGCAACACCGCAGGACCGTATCAACATTTGGCCGAAGCGCGCATGCGGGCGGTGGAAGAAGGTTTGCCCATCGTGCGTGTGGCGAATACCGGTATAAGCGCGGTAATAGATCCTTATGGCAGAACTGTGGATCAATTGCCATTAGGCCAGGGCGGGATTCTGGATATTTCCTTGCCCCAATCGTTACCCACGGCAACCTTTTATACGAAAGTAATAAAATAA
- a CDS encoding ribosome maturation factor RimP — protein sequence MLEPLQNRIQQILEPSLSAEGISIVQVRLMGGQNRPTVQIMVEHSDGGRVTLDECAKVSRSCGAILDVEDALSGAYVLEISSPGIDRPLVKPEDYAKFLGQMAKIETRHLIEGRKRFHGKLERADGESVTINQDNNSVAIPLMDIVSAKLAMSDTALAKQPKKVIKKNS from the coding sequence ATGTTAGAGCCGTTGCAAAACCGCATTCAGCAGATTCTGGAACCCTCGCTATCGGCAGAGGGCATTTCCATCGTGCAGGTGCGCCTGATGGGCGGACAAAATCGCCCAACCGTGCAAATCATGGTCGAGCATAGCGACGGCGGCCGGGTCACGTTAGATGAATGCGCCAAAGTATCGCGTTCTTGCGGCGCGATTCTGGATGTGGAAGATGCGTTGTCAGGCGCTTATGTGTTGGAAATTTCATCGCCGGGCATCGATCGGCCGCTGGTGAAACCGGAAGATTATGCAAAGTTTTTGGGACAAATGGCGAAAATTGAAACCCGCCATCTGATCGAAGGCCGCAAGCGTTTTCACGGCAAATTGGAACGCGCCGATGGTGAATCGGTAACGATTAACCAGGACAATAATTCGGTGGCAATCCCATTGATGGATATTGTCTCGGCCAAACTGGCGATGAGCGATACCGCGCTCGCCAAGCAGCCGAAAAAAGTGATTAAAAAGAATTCATAG
- a CDS encoding PhoH family protein, translating to MLFGEYDKYISRMEQQLGVSVLARGNQILISGLVGPVEIAKTALKTLYKRLEKGLMISVSEVDAAMRMASESSTRKQFTDEARNDGAAIRTRRKQITARTPKQAEYMKLLQENDLTFGLGPAGTGKTYLAVAMGVSLLMDNKVERIVLSRPAVEAGERLGFLPGDLREKIDPYLRPLYDALYDMMPADQVLRRIASNEIEIAPLAFMRGRTLSNAFVILDEAQNTTSVQMKMFLTRLGEGSKMAVTGDLSQVDLPRGVRSGLRDAAEALKGIEGVGFCQFADADVVRHPLVTRIVRAYASFEKNIYDKSESA from the coding sequence ATGCTGTTTGGCGAATACGACAAGTATATCAGCCGCATGGAACAGCAGTTGGGCGTCAGCGTCCTGGCGCGAGGCAATCAGATTTTAATTTCCGGTTTGGTTGGTCCTGTGGAAATTGCCAAAACCGCGTTGAAAACTTTGTACAAGCGCCTTGAAAAAGGATTGATGATCAGCGTATCCGAAGTCGATGCCGCCATGCGCATGGCAAGCGAATCTTCGACGCGCAAGCAATTTACCGACGAAGCGCGCAATGATGGCGCTGCAATCCGGACGCGGCGGAAACAAATAACCGCGCGCACGCCAAAACAAGCCGAATATATGAAATTGCTGCAGGAGAATGATTTGACCTTCGGTTTGGGCCCAGCCGGTACCGGTAAAACATATTTGGCAGTCGCGATGGGTGTATCGTTGCTGATGGATAATAAGGTTGAGCGTATCGTATTGTCGCGCCCGGCCGTCGAGGCGGGGGAACGTTTGGGATTTTTGCCCGGCGATCTGCGCGAAAAAATCGATCCGTATTTGCGTCCGCTTTATGATGCTTTGTACGATATGATGCCGGCCGATCAGGTGTTGCGCCGCATTGCCAGCAATGAAATTGAAATCGCGCCACTGGCATTCATGCGCGGACGGACTTTGTCCAATGCGTTCGTGATTCTGGACGAGGCGCAAAATACCACATCGGTGCAAATGAAAATGTTTTTGACGCGCTTGGGCGAGGGATCGAAAATGGCCGTCACTGGCGATTTGTCCCAGGTCGATTTGCCGCGTGGCGTCCGATCCGGTCTCCGCGATGCGGCCGAAGCGCTGAAAGGCATTGAAGGCGTTGGTTTTTGTCAGTTTGCGGACGCGGATGTGGTGCGTCATCCGCTGGTTACCCGTATCGTTCGCGCCTATGCAAGTTTCGAGAAGAATATTTACGACAAGTCCGAATCGGCTTAG
- a CDS encoding 1-acyl-sn-glycerol-3-phosphate acyltransferase encodes MAQILAALRLIVIVIITLILMPVQAVLVLLFPSQYSLIPIYFHSMLCRIIGFEIEVLGPVSHKRPTLFISNHSSYLDIIVLSSILPVSFVAKAEIAGWPLFGWLAKLQKTVFINRRRSDAKQHVDQVSRALHAGQNLVIFPEGTSSDHNRILPFKPTLLRVADYKVDGKHIDVQPVCISLLGVNGLPAGRFERPYYAWFGDVDLIPHLWTLLGLGRMQIRVEFFEPIRADQFENHKSMAQYCQNLISSAHSKALTGREPLSLPPQIALQPA; translated from the coding sequence ATGGCGCAAATCCTGGCCGCTTTGCGTTTGATTGTTATCGTTATTATTACCCTGATATTGATGCCGGTGCAGGCGGTATTGGTTTTGCTGTTTCCGAGCCAATATAGTTTGATCCCGATTTATTTTCATTCGATGTTATGCAGAATAATCGGCTTTGAAATCGAAGTGCTTGGCCCGGTCAGCCATAAACGCCCGACCTTGTTTATTTCCAATCACAGTTCCTATCTCGATATTATTGTTCTCAGCTCTATTCTGCCGGTGTCGTTTGTGGCCAAGGCCGAAATTGCCGGATGGCCATTGTTTGGCTGGCTGGCGAAATTGCAAAAAACTGTCTTTATCAATCGCCGCCGCAGCGATGCCAAACAACATGTCGATCAAGTATCCAGGGCGCTGCATGCCGGGCAGAATCTGGTAATTTTTCCCGAAGGAACCAGCAGCGATCACAACCGTATCCTGCCTTTCAAACCGACTTTGCTGCGTGTTGCGGATTACAAAGTTGACGGCAAGCATATCGATGTTCAGCCTGTATGTATCAGTTTGCTGGGGGTAAACGGTTTGCCAGCCGGAAGATTTGAACGCCCCTATTACGCCTGGTTCGGCGATGTGGATTTAATCCCGCATCTATGGACTCTTTTGGGTCTTGGCCGGATGCAGATTCGGGTCGAATTTTTTGAACCTATCCGGGCGGATCAATTCGAAAATCATAAATCCATGGCGCAATATTGCCAAAACTTGATTTCCTCAGCCCATTCCAAGGCCTTAACCGGGCGGGAGCCATTATCGCTTCCTCCGCAAATTGCGCTGCAACCCGCCTAA
- the ybeY gene encoding rRNA maturation RNase YbeY, which yields MKPKTKKRKIRPRSSVKAYVICDVAGWKKISAVESKCRKWAAAAASAVLGGSRAELTIVLSNDKLLKRLNCDWRGKNKPTNVLSFPNYDRVIVKALQKKRGVKEPLMLGDVAIALETVKREAKTQHKTIEAHLAHMVIHGTLHLLGHDHMVQKQAKYMETLEKNILRQFGFSNPYEYGKVKK from the coding sequence ATGAAACCTAAAACCAAAAAAAGAAAAATCCGGCCCCGATCGTCTGTGAAGGCATATGTGATTTGTGATGTGGCCGGATGGAAAAAAATATCCGCCGTTGAATCTAAATGCCGCAAATGGGCCGCCGCAGCGGCCAGCGCGGTTTTAGGGGGATCGCGCGCCGAACTGACAATAGTTCTAAGCAATGACAAGTTATTGAAACGGCTGAATTGCGATTGGCGCGGAAAAAATAAACCGACCAATGTTTTGTCTTTTCCAAATTATGACCGCGTTATTGTGAAGGCACTGCAAAAAAAACGCGGGGTAAAAGAGCCATTAATGCTGGGCGATGTGGCGATTGCCTTGGAAACCGTTAAGCGCGAAGCCAAGACCCAACATAAAACTATCGAAGCGCATTTGGCGCATATGGTGATTCACGGAACCCTGCATTTGCTGGGCCACGACCATATGGTCCAAAAACAGGCTAAATATATGGAAACATTGGAAAAAAATATTTTGCGCCAATTCGGTTTTTCTAACCCATATGAATATGGTAAGGTGAAAAAATAA
- a CDS encoding XRE family transcriptional regulator, with protein MTVLAKNTKKEGRATSLDEYVGGRVRMRRTLMGMSQEKLAEALGITFQQVQKYERGVNRVGASRLYDLSTILEVPVSFFFEGLVANQKSTGKKSKLRLGVAASKSKYTAEKESHDREILELVRAYKAIPNADMRRSVLDMIRSLAKKTGDQ; from the coding sequence ATGACCGTATTGGCTAAAAACACAAAGAAAGAAGGGCGTGCTACATCCCTTGATGAATATGTCGGTGGACGCGTGCGTATGCGCCGCACATTGATGGGGATGAGTCAGGAAAAACTGGCGGAAGCACTCGGCATTACTTTCCAGCAAGTACAAAAGTACGAACGCGGCGTCAACCGCGTCGGCGCAAGCCGTTTGTACGATCTCAGCACTATTCTTGAAGTTCCGGTCAGCTTCTTTTTTGAAGGCCTGGTGGCCAATCAAAAATCTACAGGCAAAAAATCCAAACTGCGTTTGGGTGTTGCGGCATCAAAATCAAAATACACCGCGGAAAAAGAAAGCCACGATCGCGAAATTCTGGAATTGGTTCGGGCCTATAAAGCCATTCCAAACGCCGATATGCGCCGTTCGGTTCTGGATATGATCCGTTCATTGGCCAAAAAAACCGGCGATCAATAA
- a CDS encoding GNAT family N-acetyltransferase, producing MPFATPVPSQFFGTMEARLASDESEIRAAQQLRYKIFYEEMGAKPTPEFQKQKRDFDKYDDVCDHLLILDHKIGKGPDAIVATYRLIRQSAAEAVGGFYSTAEYDISKIMQFPGNLLELGRSCVHEKYRTRPTMQLLWRGIAGYVFHHKLDLMFGCASFHGNDVMAHAESLSYLYHYHLAPERLRAKTLPDLYVDMNLMPKESIDPKRALMALPPLIKGYMRLGGFYGDGAYIDQQFNSIDVFVMVQTDQITDKYFKYYERTTITNGSEEE from the coding sequence ATGCCATTCGCCACGCCCGTGCCATCGCAATTTTTCGGCACGATGGAGGCGCGCCTGGCATCCGATGAATCGGAAATTCGTGCCGCGCAACAACTGCGCTATAAAATCTTCTACGAAGAAATGGGCGCGAAACCAACCCCAGAATTTCAGAAACAAAAACGCGATTTCGATAAATACGACGATGTTTGCGATCACCTGCTGATTTTGGATCATAAGATCGGCAAGGGTCCGGATGCGATTGTCGCCACCTATCGTTTGATTCGCCAATCCGCCGCGGAGGCAGTTGGCGGTTTTTATTCCACGGCGGAATACGATATTTCTAAAATCATGCAATTTCCAGGGAACTTGTTGGAACTTGGCCGGTCTTGCGTGCATGAAAAATACCGCACCCGTCCAACCATGCAGTTATTATGGCGCGGCATCGCTGGATATGTATTTCATCACAAATTGGATTTGATGTTCGGCTGCGCCAGTTTTCATGGCAATGATGTCATGGCGCACGCGGAATCTTTATCTTATTTATATCATTATCATTTGGCGCCGGAACGGTTGCGCGCCAAAACGCTGCCTGATTTATATGTCGATATGAATTTGATGCCGAAAGAATCGATCGATCCCAAGCGCGCATTGATGGCCTTGCCTCCATTGATCAAGGGCTATATGCGGCTTGGCGGATTTTATGGCGATGGCGCGTATATCGACCAGCAATTCAATTCCATCGATGTTTTTGTGATGGTGCAAACCGATCAAATAACCGACAAATATTTTAAATATTATGAACGCACGACCATTACCAATGGAAGCGAGGAGGAGTAA
- a CDS encoding HlyC/CorC family transporter — MIDSTPSQSLVSLFKNWLLRKIGRSKAEQDLRETIEEIIEDRVEEQSPIAGDEKKLLANILRLSGVTVNDVMVPRSDIIAVEASLPFNDIVKAVIESGHSRLPVYRETLDDVIGIVHIKDVFSCYAQEKSADLHRLFLPPLFISPSMRALDLLLKMRVTHKHLALVVDEYGGTNGLVTIEDLIEEIVGEIEDEHDVAEAPKLMPRPDGTVFADARATIEEFEDWAGPILDDEEREEIDTVGGLVFALIGRVPGRGEIVTHPSGLEFEIIDADPRRIKRVRVKKTPLATPELKKTADA, encoded by the coding sequence ATGATCGATTCCACACCCTCGCAGTCGCTGGTATCCCTGTTTAAAAATTGGCTTTTGCGCAAAATTGGCCGCAGCAAGGCCGAACAGGATCTGCGCGAAACTATCGAAGAAATCATCGAAGACCGTGTTGAGGAACAATCCCCAATCGCCGGGGATGAAAAAAAATTATTGGCCAATATTCTGCGGCTTTCGGGCGTAACGGTGAACGACGTCATGGTTCCGCGATCCGATATTATCGCGGTCGAAGCCAGCCTGCCATTTAACGATATTGTAAAGGCGGTGATCGAATCCGGACATTCCCGTTTGCCGGTGTACCGGGAAACTTTGGATGATGTGATCGGAATTGTGCATATCAAGGATGTGTTTTCTTGCTATGCGCAGGAAAAATCCGCCGATCTGCACCGCTTGTTTTTGCCGCCTTTATTCATTTCGCCAAGCATGCGGGCGCTGGATTTATTATTGAAAATGCGGGTCACGCATAAGCATTTGGCGCTGGTGGTTGATGAATATGGCGGAACAAACGGTCTTGTCACCATCGAGGATTTGATCGAGGAAATCGTCGGCGAAATCGAAGACGAACATGATGTGGCGGAGGCGCCGAAATTAATGCCGCGCCCTGATGGAACGGTGTTTGCCGATGCGCGCGCGACGATTGAAGAATTCGAAGACTGGGCAGGCCCAATTTTGGATGATGAGGAACGCGAAGAAATTGACACGGTCGGCGGACTTGTATTCGCCCTGATCGGCCGCGTTCCAGGGCGCGGTGAAATTGTCACCCATCCATCCGGATTGGAATTTGAAATTATCGATGCAGATCCACGCCGTATTAAGCGGGTGCGGGTAAAGAAAACGCCGCTTGCCACGCCGGAATTGAAAAAAACCGCCGATGCTTAA
- the miaB gene encoding tRNA (N6-isopentenyl adenosine(37)-C2)-methylthiotransferase MiaB — protein sequence MTEKKTKKLFIKTYGCQMNVYDSGRMADLLRPLGYETGDSPGDADMIILNTCHIREKATEKLFSDLGRLKPFKQKKEQQDGRMILAVAGCVAQAEGELIASRAPYVDMVFGPQTYHRLPQMVAEANRAAGLVLDTDFPAESKFDHLPEEQGTNGSSAFLAVQEGCDKFCTFCVVPYTRGSEFSRPAQQILDEARRLIDSGVKEITLLGQNVNAFHGDGPRGDTWNLAQLISALADMNGLERIRYTTSHPSDMDDDLINAHGQIEKLMPYLHLPLQSGSNKILEEMNRKHTVQSYFDIIERLRRVRPDIALSSDFIVGFPGESEKDFEDTLNAVRQVTYASAYSFKYSPRPGTPAGAYESQVPEPVKEERLARLQSLLTIQQTAFNSSKLGEVLPVLFDREGKRDGQLMGKTPFLQSLYVDNANPRLQGQIVPVRVTGAFQNGLKGEILLQEKDTMNAPVNISFPQEAAI from the coding sequence ATGACGGAAAAGAAGACCAAAAAATTATTCATTAAAACCTATGGCTGCCAGATGAACGTATACGATTCTGGCCGCATGGCGGATTTATTGCGTCCATTGGGTTATGAAACCGGCGATTCGCCCGGCGATGCCGATATGATCATTCTGAATACCTGCCACATCCGTGAAAAAGCCACCGAAAAATTATTTTCCGACCTTGGCCGCTTAAAGCCATTCAAGCAGAAAAAAGAACAACAAGATGGCCGTATGATTCTAGCGGTTGCTGGCTGCGTTGCGCAGGCGGAAGGCGAGTTGATCGCATCCCGCGCGCCTTATGTCGATATGGTATTCGGTCCGCAAACTTATCATCGCTTACCGCAGATGGTGGCCGAAGCCAATCGTGCCGCCGGCTTGGTGTTGGATACCGATTTTCCCGCCGAAAGCAAATTCGATCATTTGCCCGAAGAACAGGGCACCAATGGCTCATCCGCATTTTTGGCTGTACAAGAAGGATGCGATAAATTCTGCACTTTTTGCGTTGTACCTTATACGCGCGGCTCGGAATTCTCGCGCCCAGCCCAGCAAATTTTGGACGAAGCCAGGCGTTTAATCGACTCCGGCGTAAAGGAAATTACCTTATTGGGTCAGAATGTGAACGCTTTTCATGGCGACGGTCCGCGTGGCGATACTTGGAATCTGGCGCAATTAATTTCGGCTCTTGCCGATATGAACGGATTGGAACGCATTCGATATACCACATCGCATCCATCCGATATGGACGATGATTTGATAAATGCGCACGGACAAATCGAAAAACTGATGCCGTATTTACATCTGCCGCTGCAATCCGGTTCCAATAAGATATTGGAAGAAATGAACCGTAAACACACGGTGCAAAGTTATTTCGATATCATCGAGCGTCTGCGCCGGGTGCGGCCCGATATTGCCTTGTCGTCCGATTTTATCGTTGGATTTCCGGGCGAGAGCGAAAAAGATTTCGAAGATACATTGAACGCCGTGCGCCAAGTTACTTACGCCAGCGCTTATTCTTTTAAATACAGCCCACGTCCAGGCACGCCGGCGGGAGCCTATGAATCCCAGGTGCCTGAACCGGTAAAAGAAGAGCGTTTGGCCAGATTGCAGTCTTTGTTAACCATTCAACAAACCGCCTTTAACAGCAGCAAATTGGGCGAAGTTTTGCCGGTTTTGTTCGACCGGGAAGGCAAGCGCGATGGCCAATTAATGGGCAAAACCCCGTTTTTGCAATCGTTATATGTGGACAATGCCAATCCGCGCCTACAGGGTCAAATTGTCCCCGTTCGCGTGACCGGCGCATTTCAAAATGGCCTCAAAGGTGAAATTCTGCTACAAGAAAAAGATACCATGAACGCGCCTGTAAACATTTCCTTTCCGCAAGAGGCTGCAATTTGA
- the rimI gene encoding ribosomal-protein-alanine N-acetyltransferase — translation MPNKDPITISPLGALSPDFAADAVFAIIQDAIPDSWDFKTLKNLLAREQAFGFLAMQNTMVIGFIAGTKLFEESEILSFGVLKKYQGQGIGERLLKHFLEESKAGGASKILLDVADDNVAAIGLYQKYNFTVFGVRERYYARGGQNRVNAILMALSLAK, via the coding sequence ATGCCTAATAAGGATCCCATTACAATTTCCCCGCTGGGTGCTTTGTCCCCGGATTTCGCCGCGGATGCAGTTTTTGCCATTATTCAAGATGCCATCCCGGACAGTTGGGATTTTAAAACGCTAAAAAATTTACTGGCCAGGGAACAGGCATTCGGATTTTTAGCCATGCAGAATACTATGGTTATTGGATTTATCGCCGGAACCAAATTATTCGAAGAAAGCGAAATATTGTCTTTTGGAGTTCTAAAAAAATATCAGGGCCAGGGCATTGGCGAACGGTTATTGAAACATTTCCTAGAAGAATCTAAGGCGGGGGGAGCCAGTAAAATATTGCTAGACGTGGCGGATGATAATGTTGCGGCTATTGGCCTTTATCAAAAATATAACTTTACCGTTTTCGGGGTGCGCGAACGATATTACGCCAGAGGCGGCCAAAACAGGGTCAATGCCATATTGATGGCGTTATCCCTGGCTAAATAA
- a CDS encoding methionine adenosyltransferase produces the protein MIFARSLAKKLLPANETALNDFVFTSESVSEGHPDKICDRISDAILDAFMQADPQSRTGIETLATTNRVILAGEVRGPASINNADVMTHIARETVRKIGYDQEGFHWQRMDVHCYIHSQSTDIAQGVDAGGGKDEGAGDQGIMFGYACNETDDLMPAPIYYAHKILRTLSEARHSGQLADLRPDAKSQVSLQYKNGQPTGSTCVVVSTQHKDGLPTHAVREMVRPIVQSVLPEGWMCDDKDFYVNPTGRFVIGGPDGDAGLTGRKIIVDTYGGAAPHGGGAFSGKDPTKVDRSAAYAARYMAKNVVAAGLADKCLIQLSYAIGVSHPLSVYINTFGTGQVDEVKLEKTLRELVNLTPRGIRTHLQLNRPIYERTASYGHFGRDPERDGGFSWEKTDLVDQLKRAF, from the coding sequence ATGATTTTCGCCCGCTCTCTCGCCAAAAAATTGCTGCCAGCCAATGAAACCGCCTTGAACGATTTCGTGTTTACTTCGGAATCCGTATCCGAAGGCCATCCTGATAAAATTTGCGATCGTATTTCCGATGCGATTCTGGATGCATTTATGCAGGCTGATCCGCAATCGCGCACCGGCATTGAAACGCTGGCGACCACCAACCGCGTAATTTTGGCCGGCGAAGTGCGCGGCCCGGCATCGATCAACAATGCCGATGTGATGACCCATATTGCACGCGAGACGGTGCGTAAAATCGGTTACGATCAAGAAGGCTTTCACTGGCAACGCATGGACGTGCATTGTTATATCCATTCGCAATCGACCGATATTGCGCAAGGCGTGGATGCTGGCGGCGGCAAGGACGAAGGCGCTGGCGATCAAGGCATTATGTTTGGCTATGCTTGCAATGAAACCGACGATTTAATGCCGGCGCCGATTTACTACGCGCATAAAATTTTGCGCACTTTATCCGAAGCGCGGCACAGCGGCCAATTGGCCGATTTGCGTCCGGACGCAAAAAGCCAGGTCAGCCTGCAATATAAAAATGGCCAGCCGACGGGATCTACCTGCGTCGTGGTATCGACCCAACATAAAGACGGCTTGCCAACTCATGCGGTGCGTGAAATGGTTCGCCCAATTGTACAAAGCGTTCTGCCCGAAGGCTGGATGTGCGATGACAAAGATTTTTATGTCAATCCCACCGGTCGTTTCGTGATCGGCGGTCCTGACGGCGATGCGGGTTTGACTGGCCGGAAAATTATCGTCGATACATATGGCGGCGCGGCCCCGCATGGCGGCGGCGCGTTTTCGGGCAAGGATCCGACCAAGGTCGATCGCTCGGCTGCGTATGCCGCGCGTTATATGGCGAAAAACGTCGTTGCGGCCGGATTGGCGGATAAATGCTTGATCCAATTATCCTACGCTATCGGCGTCTCGCATCCGTTGTCGGTTTATATCAACACATTCGGCACCGGCCAGGTGGATGAAGTGAAATTGGAAAAAACCTTGCGCGAGTTGGTAAATTTAACGCCACGCGGCATCCGAACCCATTTGCAATTGAATCGTCCTATTTACGAACGCACGGCATCGTATGGCCATTTCGGCCGCGATCCGGAACGCGATGGCGGATTTTCTTGGGAAAAAACCGATCTGGTCGACCAGCTAAAACGCGCGTTTTAA
- the trmB gene encoding tRNA (guanosine(46)-N7)-methyltransferase TrmB — MPSLTPKPKTLNPKLYGRRKGRPLSLDLKQAVESASGQYFIDKDNIASAAPAGIDPKFFFKILSPLASRPPTSYWLEIGFGTGDFLAGQAAQHPDINIIGCEAFENGIAKTMQKLLAHKVSNVRIYPDDVRHLLPKLQDGCLDRVFLLFPDPWPKKRHAKRRFVNPDNVRELARVIKKGGEFWVATDDPTYQEWVPEQMSAQSWFQPKNPPTDGFWHLTEPQPWVETNYQKKARRAGRIPKFVVFSNS, encoded by the coding sequence ATGCCATCCCTAACCCCAAAACCCAAAACCCTAAACCCTAAACTATACGGTCGGCGCAAAGGCCGTCCGTTGAGTTTGGATTTAAAACAGGCAGTCGAATCGGCCAGCGGACAATATTTTATCGATAAAGATAATATCGCCTCCGCCGCGCCAGCCGGCATAGATCCAAAATTTTTTTTTAAAATCCTCTCGCCTCTCGCCTCTCGCCCTCCCACTTCCTATTGGCTCGAAATCGGTTTTGGCACCGGCGATTTTCTCGCCGGACAAGCCGCACAACATCCGGATATTAATATTATTGGCTGCGAGGCATTTGAGAACGGCATCGCCAAAACTATGCAAAAATTATTGGCGCATAAAGTTTCCAATGTCCGCATTTACCCGGATGACGTACGGCATTTGCTGCCGAAATTGCAGGATGGGTGTTTAGACCGGGTATTTTTGCTGTTTCCCGACCCTTGGCCGAAAAAACGCCACGCCAAGCGGCGTTTTGTAAATCCGGATAATGTACGCGAATTGGCGCGGGTGATAAAAAAGGGCGGCGAGTTTTGGGTGGCGACCGACGATCCCACATATCAGGAATGGGTGCCGGAACAAATGTCGGCGCAAAGCTGGTTTCAACCCAAAAACCCGCCCACAGACGGGTTTTGGCATTTAACCGAACCACAGCCTTGGGTTGAAACCAATTACCAGAAAAAGGCCAGACGCGCTGGACGAATCCCTAAATTTGTTGTTTTTTCAAATAGTTAA